In the genome of Gemmatimonadales bacterium, the window GCCCGCCCTTGCCGATCTTGAGCTCGATGTTGTGCACCTGGGTGCCGAGCGGCATTTCGCCCAGCGGCACCGCGTTGCCGGTGCGCGTGTCCGACCCCGGGCCCGAGACGATGGTGTCGCCCACGGCGAGGCCCTTTGGGTGGAGCACGTAGCGCTTCTCACCGTCGGCGTACACGATGAGCGCGATCCGCGCGCTCCGGTTCGGGTCGTACTCGATTTCGGCGACCCGGCCCGGAATGCCGAACTTGTTGCGCTTGAAGTCGATCTTCCGGTATTGCCGCTTGTGACCGCCTCCCTTGTAGCGCGCCGTCACGTGGCCCTGGTTGTTGCGGCCGCCGCTCTGGCGCTTGGGCTCGAGCAGCGACTTCTCGGGCGTGGACCGGGTGATCTCGTCGAATCCCGACACCGAGCGGAACCGGGTGCCCGCAGTCATGGGTCTGAATTGTCTGATGCTCATCGCGACGGCCTCCTCAACCCTCGAACACGGCGATCGAGTCACCGTCCTTGAGCGTCACCACGGCCTTCTTCCAGCGCGCCGTCTTGCCCCGCGTGCGGCCGCGCACCACCTCGCGCCGCCGCATCTGCATCGTGCGCACACCCGTGACCGTGACACCGAACAGCCGCTCGAGCGCCGTGCGGATTTCGGGCTTGGTGGCGGCCGGGTGCACCTCGAAGGTGTAGACCTTGCCGGCCTGGTAGGCAGCCGAGCTCTTCTCGGTCACCACGGGTCGAACGATCGTGTCATGCAGCGACGGCATTTACTCGCGCTCCTTCTTCTTCCGCGCGGCGGGCCGCTTGGCGGCCTTGGCCTTGGCGGTCTTGGCCTTGGCCGTCGACTTGGCGGGCTTGCCCGCTGCCCGCTTGGCCTTGGCGCCGGTGCCCTTCGCGCGCTTGGCGGCCTTTGCCGCGCTCTTGGGCGCGGCGCGCTTGGGCTGCCTGGCGCGCGGCGCGGCTTCGGCGGGTTCAGCCTCGGGCTCCGCCTCCACCTCGGGAATCACCCCGGTGATGGCACCTTCCTCGACCACCACCGCGTCGGCCCGAACGACGTCGTATGCTGAGGCGTCGGCGTAGCGCATGACCTCGACGCCCGGCAGGTTGCGCCCGCTCAGATAGACGTTGGGGCTGTGCTCGGCGGTGAGCACGAGAACCTTCCGCCCGGCGACGCCGAGCCGCGCGAGCAGCGCCGCGAGATCGCGGGTGCGCGGCTCCGGAAACAGGAGCCGCTCGATCACGTGCAGCTCCGCCTCGCGGGCGCGCGCGTTGAGCGCGGAGCGCCGGGCGAGCTGCCGCACCTTGCGTGGAATGGCCGTGGTGTAGTCCCGCGGCGACGGACCGAACACCGTGCCGCCGCCCCGCCAGTGCGGGGCCCGCGTCGATCCCTGACGTGCCCGGCCCGTGCCCTTTTGCTTCCACGGCTTCTGATTGCCGCCGGAGACGAAGCTCCGAGTCTTGGTCTGGGCCGTGCCCTGGCGCTGGTTATTGAGGAATGCGCGCACGGCCTGGTGCAGCGCCGGCTCGTGCACGGTTCCGTCGAAATAATCGGCCGGCAGCGCGAATGCCGCGTCGCGCCGGACGCCGGCGGCAGAGTAGTGCGGCGCCTCAATCATGGCGGCTCCGCCCTCCCTGCTTGGCGATCGTGACGATCCCGTTGCGCGCGCCCGGAATGGCGCCGCGGACGAAGAGCAGATTCCGCTCCGGGTCGATCCGGACCACGGTGAGTCCGAGCTCGGTGTGCCGGGCAGCGCCTTGGTGCCCCGGCATGCGCTTGCCCTTGATGACGCGCGAGGGATCGGTGCCCGGACTGATCGAGCCCGGCTTCCGATGCCGCGTGTTGCCGTGTGTGGCCGGCCCCCCGCCAAAGCCGTGGCGGTGGACCACGCCCTGGAAGCCACGCCCCTTGGTGGTGCCGGTGACCTTGACCAGCTCGCCCGGCTCGAAGATGTCCACCTTCACCTCGGCGCCGGCCGCCGGCGCCTCGCCGTTCAGCGGAAAGTCCCGAAGCACCCGGGGTGCCGCATCGAGACCCGCCGCCTTGGCGTGGCCCAGCTCCGCGCGGCTCGTGCGCCGCGCCCGCTGCGCGCCCCAGCCGAGCTGCACGCCCTGCTCGCGCACCTGGACCACGCGGCAGGGGCCGGCCTCGATCACCGTCACCGCTACCGCGGTGCCGTCCTCCGCGAAGACCCGGGTCATCCCGAGCTTGCGGCCGATCAATCCAGTGGTCATCTGGGCCCTCGCCTACTCGACCTTGATCTCGACGTCGACACCCGCCGGCAGATCGAGCTTGGTCAGCGCGTCCATCGTCTGGGGCCGGGAGTCGTTGATATCGAGCAGCCGCTTGTGGGTGCGAAGCTCGAACTGCTCCCGGCTCTTCTTGTCGATGTGCGGGCTGCGCAGCACGGTCCACCGCTCGGTCTTGACCGGCAGCGGAATGGGCCCGGACACCTGCGCACCGGTTTTTTCCGCGGTGCGCACGATGTCCGCCGCCGCCTGGTCGAGGACGACGTGGTCAAAGGCCTTGAGGCGGATGCGGATTTTCTGAGCCATG includes:
- the rplB gene encoding 50S ribosomal protein L2, producing the protein MSIRQFRPMTAGTRFRSVSGFDEITRSTPEKSLLEPKRQSGGRNNQGHVTARYKGGGHKRQYRKIDFKRNKFGIPGRVAEIEYDPNRSARIALIVYADGEKRYVLHPKGLAVGDTIVSGPGSDTRTGNAVPLGEMPLGTQVHNIELKIGKGGQLCRSAGTSAQVVAKEGDYVTLRLRSTEMRLVHARCLATVGEVGNAEHELLSIGKAGKNRWLGKRSKVRGVAKNPVDHPLGGGEGKSSGGRPPVSPWGKPEGRKTRHHKKASNKYVVRGRKRGKATR
- the rplW gene encoding 50S ribosomal protein L23, which produces MPSLHDTIVRPVVTEKSSAAYQAGKVYTFEVHPAATKPEIRTALERLFGVTVTGVRTMQMRRREVVRGRTRGKTARWKKAVVTLKDGDSIAVFEG
- the rplD gene encoding 50S ribosomal protein L4, giving the protein MIEAPHYSAAGVRRDAAFALPADYFDGTVHEPALHQAVRAFLNNQRQGTAQTKTRSFVSGGNQKPWKQKGTGRARQGSTRAPHWRGGGTVFGPSPRDYTTAIPRKVRQLARRSALNARAREAELHVIERLLFPEPRTRDLAALLARLGVAGRKVLVLTAEHSPNVYLSGRNLPGVEVMRYADASAYDVVRADAVVVEEGAITGVIPEVEAEPEAEPAEAAPRARQPKRAAPKSAAKAAKRAKGTGAKAKRAAGKPAKSTAKAKTAKAKAAKRPAARKKKERE
- the rplC gene encoding 50S ribosomal protein L3, which gives rise to MTTGLIGRKLGMTRVFAEDGTAVAVTVIEAGPCRVVQVREQGVQLGWGAQRARRTSRAELGHAKAAGLDAAPRVLRDFPLNGEAPAAGAEVKVDIFEPGELVKVTGTTKGRGFQGVVHRHGFGGGPATHGNTRHRKPGSISPGTDPSRVIKGKRMPGHQGAARHTELGLTVVRIDPERNLLFVRGAIPGARNGIVTIAKQGGRSRHD
- the rpsJ gene encoding 30S ribosomal protein S10, whose amino-acid sequence is MAQKIRIRLKAFDHVVLDQAAADIVRTAEKTGAQVSGPIPLPVKTERWTVLRSPHIDKKSREQFELRTHKRLLDINDSRPQTMDALTKLDLPAGVDVEIKVE